From Lysinibacillus sp. SGAir0095, the proteins below share one genomic window:
- the metH gene encoding methionine synthase codes for MYNHRIEEQLQKRILIIDGAMGTMLQQENLTAEDFGGEELEGCNENLLLTRPDVLSKIHRAYLEAGADIICTNTFGATPLVLNEYGLGSKAEEINKRAVELALAAVQEYSTDEWPRFVAGAIGPTTKTLSVTGGITFDELSENFYVQAKALIEAGAHLLLLETSQDMLNVKAASLAVNRAFQETGKQLPIMLSATIEPMGTTLAGQTIDAFYISIEHIKPISIGLNCATGPEFMTDHIRSLSELSTSYISCYPNAGLPDEEGHYHETPDSLSIKLRGFAEKGWLNIVGGCCGTTPAHIKAIREAVEGYEPRPIPTNTHGHVVSGIEPLQYDDSMRPLFIGERTNVIGSRKFKQLIIDGKFEEAAEIARAQVKNGAHVIDICLANPDRDELEDMTNFMQEVVKKVKVPLVIDSTDEKVIEEALKYSQGKAIINSINLEDGEERFDAVMPIVKKFGASVVVGTIDEKGMAVDRKRKLEVASRSYQLLTEKWGLAPEDIIFDPLVFPVGTGDEQYIGAAEETIEGIRLIKEKYPDTLTVLGVSNVSFGLPPVGREVLNAVYLYHCTQAGLDYAIVNTEKLERYASIPEEEIKLANDLIFKTNDETLAVFTDFYRDKKKEKSVENIPDTVEERLAYYIIEGTKEGLIPDLEEARKIFDSPLDIINGPLMAGMAEVGRLFNDNQLIVAEVLQSAGVMKAAVAHLEQYMEKNEESSGKGKVVLATVKGDVHDIGKNLVDIILSNNGFKVVDLGIKVTPADLIEAIRKEQPDFVGLSGLLVKSAQQMVITAQDFKEVGIDVPILVGGAALSKRFTETKIAAQYDGPVIYSKDAMQGLDHANRLMNPTERDVLIQELRDSQEKRLLADEKRAARPQKPVVEKPVRTVNDAPVLVPKDLVQHIKRNYSVAHLHPYVNMRTLIGHHLGLKGNVEKLLAEKDKRATELHELVNEYLRSDLLSPSGMYQFFPAQADGDDVVIYSPLDTKQEIERFHFPRQKEAPFLCLSDFLKTVESGEMDYVALMVVTAGHGVKSVADQLKNDGKFLESHALLATALELAEGFAERLHQEIRDVWGFPDATDFSMRERFAAKYQGQRFSFGYPACPNLEDQEKLFKLLKPEQIGVQLTEGFMMEPEASVSAIVFAHPDARYFNV; via the coding sequence ATGTATAACCATCGGATAGAAGAACAATTACAAAAGAGGATATTAATTATCGATGGTGCAATGGGGACGATGCTGCAGCAGGAAAATCTAACGGCTGAGGATTTTGGTGGAGAAGAGTTAGAGGGGTGCAATGAAAATTTATTATTAACCCGTCCAGATGTTTTATCCAAAATTCATCGTGCCTATCTGGAAGCTGGAGCAGATATTATTTGTACCAATACATTCGGGGCAACGCCGTTAGTATTAAATGAATATGGACTAGGGTCAAAAGCCGAAGAAATTAATAAACGTGCAGTGGAGCTAGCGTTAGCTGCAGTACAAGAATACTCCACGGATGAGTGGCCAAGGTTCGTTGCAGGAGCAATTGGGCCTACGACAAAAACCTTATCTGTTACGGGAGGCATAACATTTGATGAGCTTTCTGAAAACTTCTATGTGCAAGCAAAAGCATTAATAGAAGCGGGGGCACATCTTCTTTTACTTGAGACGAGTCAGGATATGTTGAATGTAAAAGCTGCGTCCCTAGCTGTAAATCGTGCCTTCCAAGAAACGGGAAAGCAACTTCCAATCATGCTTTCTGCCACGATTGAGCCAATGGGAACAACTCTAGCAGGTCAAACAATTGATGCGTTCTATATTTCGATTGAACATATTAAACCGATATCAATTGGTTTAAACTGTGCAACTGGGCCAGAATTTATGACGGATCATATTCGGTCTCTGTCGGAATTATCTACAAGTTACATAAGCTGTTACCCAAATGCTGGTCTGCCTGACGAAGAAGGACATTACCATGAAACGCCTGATTCCTTGTCCATCAAATTGCGTGGTTTTGCAGAAAAAGGCTGGTTAAATATTGTAGGCGGATGCTGTGGTACAACACCAGCCCATATCAAGGCGATACGTGAGGCGGTAGAAGGCTATGAACCGAGACCGATTCCGACAAACACTCATGGGCATGTCGTGTCTGGAATTGAACCATTGCAATATGATGATTCCATGCGTCCATTATTTATAGGAGAACGCACGAATGTAATAGGTTCTCGTAAGTTTAAGCAGCTAATCATTGACGGTAAATTTGAAGAAGCAGCAGAAATTGCACGGGCTCAAGTAAAAAATGGGGCACATGTAATTGATATTTGCTTAGCCAATCCGGATCGCGATGAATTAGAAGATATGACGAATTTTATGCAAGAGGTTGTGAAGAAGGTAAAAGTGCCTCTAGTTATCGATTCAACCGATGAAAAAGTAATTGAAGAAGCGCTAAAATATTCGCAAGGTAAAGCGATTATTAATTCCATTAACCTTGAAGATGGAGAAGAGCGATTTGATGCAGTAATGCCAATCGTGAAAAAATTTGGGGCATCTGTTGTGGTCGGTACAATTGATGAAAAAGGGATGGCTGTAGACCGTAAGAGAAAGTTAGAGGTTGCAAGTAGGTCATATCAGTTGTTAACAGAGAAATGGGGACTTGCTCCCGAAGATATTATTTTTGATCCGCTAGTTTTCCCGGTTGGTACTGGTGACGAACAATATATTGGTGCGGCGGAGGAAACAATTGAAGGAATCCGTTTGATTAAAGAAAAATACCCCGATACATTAACTGTACTAGGTGTAAGTAATGTTTCCTTCGGTTTACCTCCAGTCGGGCGTGAAGTGTTAAATGCCGTGTATTTATATCATTGTACACAGGCTGGACTGGACTATGCGATTGTGAATACAGAAAAGCTAGAGCGTTATGCATCCATTCCTGAAGAGGAAATTAAATTGGCAAATGATTTAATATTTAAAACGAATGATGAAACACTAGCTGTGTTTACTGATTTTTATAGAGATAAAAAGAAAGAAAAGTCTGTCGAGAATATTCCGGACACAGTAGAAGAAAGACTAGCTTATTATATCATTGAAGGTACTAAAGAGGGTTTAATCCCTGATTTAGAAGAAGCGAGAAAAATCTTTGATTCACCTTTGGATATTATTAATGGACCGTTAATGGCTGGGATGGCTGAGGTAGGACGCTTGTTTAACGACAATCAATTAATCGTGGCAGAAGTATTGCAAAGTGCGGGGGTTATGAAAGCAGCTGTTGCCCATCTTGAACAATATATGGAAAAAAATGAAGAAAGTTCAGGGAAAGGGAAAGTGGTTCTAGCTACCGTTAAAGGGGATGTTCATGATATTGGGAAAAACCTTGTGGACATTATCTTGAGTAACAACGGATTTAAAGTAGTGGACCTGGGTATCAAAGTAACGCCTGCAGACTTAATTGAAGCGATTCGAAAGGAACAACCAGATTTTGTAGGTTTATCAGGACTGCTTGTGAAATCCGCACAGCAGATGGTCATTACAGCACAGGATTTTAAAGAAGTGGGAATTGACGTACCAATTCTAGTTGGTGGGGCTGCATTATCTAAACGTTTTACTGAAACGAAAATCGCTGCACAATATGATGGTCCTGTTATTTATTCGAAGGATGCAATGCAAGGACTGGATCATGCGAATCGTTTAATGAACCCAACGGAGCGCGATGTGCTAATCCAAGAGCTGCGTGATTCTCAGGAAAAAAGGCTCTTAGCAGATGAAAAGCGTGCTGCACGACCACAAAAACCAGTTGTTGAAAAACCGGTAAGAACAGTAAATGATGCTCCAGTTCTTGTTCCGAAAGATTTAGTTCAGCATATTAAACGAAATTATTCAGTTGCCCACTTGCATCCTTATGTAAATATGAGAACGCTCATTGGACACCATCTAGGACTAAAAGGAAACGTCGAAAAGCTCTTGGCTGAAAAGGATAAAAGAGCTACGGAGTTACATGAATTAGTAAATGAATATTTGAGATCTGATTTATTGTCACCTTCTGGAATGTATCAATTCTTCCCAGCACAAGCTGATGGGGATGATGTAGTAATTTATAGCCCGTTGGATACTAAGCAAGAGATTGAAAGGTTCCATTTCCCAAGGCAGAAAGAGGCACCATTTCTATGCTTATCTGATTTCTTAAAAACAGTAGAAAGCGGTGAAATGGATTATGTTGCACTAATGGTTGTTACGGCAGGGCATGGTGTGAAAAGTGTTGCCGATCAACTAAAAAATGATGGTAAGTTTTTGGAGAGCCATGCCTTATTAGCAACTGCCTTGGAGCTTGCAGAAGGCTTTGCGGAAAGGCTTCATCAAGAGATTCGTGATGTGTGGGGCTTCCCCGATGCTACAGACTTTTCCATGAGAGAGCGTTTTGCAGCTAAGTACCAAGGTCAACGATTCTCATTCGGCTACCCAGCTTGTCCGAACTTAGAGGATCAAGAAAAATTATTTAAACTCCTTAAACCAGAACAAATCGGTGTTCAACTAACAGAAGGCTTTATGATGGAACCAGAAGCAAGTGTATCAGCCATCGTTTTTGCCCATCCAGATGCAAGATATTTTAATGTGTAG
- a CDS encoding sensor histidine kinase, with translation MQSWYTILPKNPWISIYVWVIFCIMPFYFIIRSLSLLEITIGVVLILLFFLSHYFSFNSKSALLYMWISFEMVLNIAMTLMYGYVYLSLFTAFFIGNFRNTVGFFIMYGLHIGFTIISLVAGYFLDLELFLSQTPFIIVTVVGVVLLPFTLYSKNKREKLQGQLETANERIAELIIHEERQRIARDLHDTLGQKLSMIGLKSDLASRLVTKNPEAAIQEIKDIRHTASIALKEVRELVSDMRAVKIQEELARVKQILQAAEIEFEIQGEKVDLQLPVLVESVLSMSLKEAITNVVKHSEAKKCAIRIEKNENEVFLTVCDDGRGFNEKLNIAGNGLKGMRERLEFINGSVQIESKNGTELLISVPLAITHQKGSV, from the coding sequence ATGCAAAGCTGGTATACAATTTTACCGAAAAATCCGTGGATAAGTATTTATGTATGGGTAATTTTTTGTATTATGCCGTTCTATTTCATTATCCGCTCATTATCTTTACTTGAAATTACGATAGGTGTTGTATTAATTTTACTTTTCTTTTTATCTCATTATTTTTCTTTTAATTCAAAAAGTGCTTTGTTGTACATGTGGATTAGCTTTGAAATGGTATTAAATATAGCGATGACCTTGATGTATGGTTATGTTTATTTATCTCTATTTACGGCTTTCTTTATAGGGAATTTCAGAAACACAGTAGGATTCTTCATAATGTATGGCTTACATATTGGTTTTACAATCATTTCACTCGTTGCAGGGTATTTCCTTGATCTAGAATTATTTCTCTCCCAAACGCCGTTTATTATTGTTACGGTTGTAGGTGTCGTACTTTTACCATTCACATTATATAGTAAAAATAAAAGAGAGAAGTTGCAAGGACAGCTTGAAACGGCGAATGAACGTATCGCGGAATTAATCATTCACGAAGAGCGTCAAAGAATTGCCCGAGATTTACACGATACATTAGGACAAAAGCTTTCAATGATTGGTTTGAAAAGTGATTTAGCTAGTCGACTTGTTACAAAAAATCCAGAAGCAGCCATTCAAGAAATCAAGGATATTCGTCATACTGCGAGTATCGCGTTAAAGGAAGTACGAGAACTGGTTTCGGATATGCGTGCGGTGAAGATTCAAGAAGAGTTAGCTAGAGTAAAACAAATACTGCAAGCTGCTGAGATTGAATTTGAAATTCAAGGAGAAAAGGTAGATTTACAACTGCCAGTATTAGTGGAAAGTGTATTAAGTATGAGCTTAAAAGAAGCAATCACAAATGTCGTAAAGCATAGCGAAGCAAAAAAATGTGCCATACGAATAGAAAAAAATGAAAATGAAGTATTTCTTACAGTTTGCGATGATGGTAGAGGGTTTAACGAAAAGTTAAATATCGCTGGGAACGGTTTGAAAGGAATGAGAGAACGTTTAGAATTTATTAACGGCTCTGTTCAGATTGAAAGTAAAAATGGTACTGAACTGTTAATCAGTGTTCCGCTTGCCATTACACATCAGAAAGGAAGTGTGTGA
- the hemG gene encoding protoporphyrinogen oxidase: MKTVVVVGGGITGLCTLHYLKRQAPSDEPIRFILAEKNEYLGGKMHTMHESGFIMETGADSIVARHPNVLELVKELKFESELVYNETGISYIHTNNELHAIPAGSTFGIPMSMESLLASTLISHEGKQRVLMDAEIPNDRFTKESSIGDFLEFFLGKEIVEKQIAPVLAGVYSGDLYQLSLASTLPYLVDYKNKYGSIMKGFEANKEQFEKAANKKFISFKNGLSSLINRLEELLPEVEYYKNTETTSVKKTGTLYEVSFSNGEIVQADVVVLAVPNNVVRSVLNDEEMDANLSKFTNASALTIYLGFDLPDSILPADGTGFIVSHNSDLVCNASTWTSRKWKHTSEDGNLLVRLFYKNTNPRYEELAAMSDEELTRVALEDVKLSLNIEEIPIVVNLAKWIEKMPKYDLAHKEALDSLLVDLDSNYPNLYIAGCSYFGVGIGACIENGKHTADKVLGSLASIQK; this comes from the coding sequence ATGAAAACAGTAGTAGTTGTTGGTGGAGGAATAACTGGGCTATGCACATTACATTATTTAAAGCGTCAAGCACCAAGTGACGAGCCCATTCGTTTCATACTAGCAGAAAAGAATGAGTATTTAGGTGGCAAAATGCATACTATGCATGAATCAGGCTTCATCATGGAGACTGGTGCAGATTCGATTGTGGCACGACACCCAAATGTTCTTGAACTAGTCAAAGAACTCAAGTTTGAATCGGAATTAGTTTATAACGAAACAGGAATTTCGTATATTCACACAAATAATGAATTACATGCAATTCCTGCAGGGTCTACTTTTGGCATTCCAATGAGTATGGAATCATTACTAGCTAGCACTTTGATTTCACATGAAGGTAAGCAGCGTGTACTAATGGATGCTGAAATCCCTAATGATCGATTTACAAAAGAAAGTTCGATTGGTGACTTTTTAGAGTTCTTCTTAGGAAAAGAGATTGTTGAAAAACAAATTGCACCAGTCCTTGCTGGTGTTTATTCTGGTGATTTATATCAGTTATCTTTAGCTTCGACTTTACCTTATTTAGTGGATTATAAAAATAAGTACGGTAGCATCATGAAGGGCTTTGAAGCGAATAAAGAACAATTCGAAAAGGCAGCAAATAAAAAATTTATTTCCTTCAAAAACGGACTCTCGTCTCTAATCAATCGTTTAGAGGAGCTTCTTCCAGAAGTCGAATACTATAAAAATACCGAGACAACGAGTGTGAAGAAAACGGGTACTCTTTACGAAGTGAGCTTCTCCAATGGAGAGATTGTTCAAGCGGATGTGGTTGTACTAGCAGTTCCGAATAACGTTGTTCGAAGTGTTTTAAATGATGAAGAAATGGATGCGAACTTAAGTAAGTTTACGAATGCATCAGCTTTGACAATATATTTAGGCTTCGACCTTCCTGATTCTATTTTACCTGCGGACGGGACAGGGTTTATCGTTTCGCATAATAGTGATCTAGTTTGTAATGCATCTACTTGGACAAGCCGGAAATGGAAGCACACTTCTGAAGATGGTAATTTGCTTGTAAGATTATTCTACAAGAATACGAATCCGAGATATGAAGAGCTAGCGGCTATGTCAGATGAGGAATTGACGAGGGTTGCATTGGAGGATGTGAAGCTAAGTCTAAATATAGAAGAGATACCGATAGTAGTGAATTTAGCGAAATGGATAGAGAAGATGCCGAAATATGATTTAGCTCATAAGGAAGCTTTGGACTCTTTATTAGTCGACCTGGATTCAAATTATCCAAATCTCTATATTGCAGGATGCTCTTATTTTGGTGTAGGAATCGGGGCTTGTATTGAAAATGGCAAACATACAGCTGATAAAGTTCTCGGTAGTTTAGCCTCAATACAAAAGTGA
- a CDS encoding proline dehydrogenase family protein — MPVLRDFFITLSENQFLNSAAQKYGLKMGAQNVVAGTNIPEVIQSMKELNAQGISCTVDNLGEFVYEKSEATKAKDRILEVIEAIHENDVDAHISLKPSQLGLDIDYDFCYDNLMEIVGKAHEYKIHVNFDMENYDRLQPSFDLLDQISQVYDNVGTVIQAYFFNAQENTEKYKNYRLRIVKGAYKEPAEVAYQDKNDIDLNFIELIEYHLLHGKFTSIATHDHNVINHVKQFVKDNNIPNDKFEFQMLYGFRKEMQLDLAKEGYNFCTYVPFGNDWYGYFMRRLAERPQNINLVTKQVFTKKTNTVLGVAAAAFVLGRLTKKSK, encoded by the coding sequence ATGCCAGTATTACGTGATTTTTTTATTACTTTATCTGAGAACCAATTCTTAAATAGTGCCGCTCAAAAATATGGTTTAAAAATGGGTGCACAAAATGTAGTAGCAGGAACTAATATCCCAGAAGTAATCCAAAGCATGAAAGAATTGAATGCTCAAGGTATTTCTTGTACTGTTGATAACCTGGGTGAATTCGTTTACGAAAAATCAGAAGCGACAAAAGCAAAGGATAGAATCCTTGAAGTCATTGAAGCTATCCATGAAAACGATGTGGATGCTCACATCTCTCTTAAACCATCTCAACTTGGTTTAGATATCGACTACGATTTTTGTTACGATAATTTAATGGAAATCGTAGGAAAAGCGCACGAATATAAAATCCATGTCAACTTTGATATGGAAAATTATGATCGTCTTCAGCCGTCATTCGATTTGTTAGACCAAATTTCACAAGTGTACGACAATGTCGGTACAGTAATTCAAGCTTATTTCTTCAATGCTCAGGAAAATACTGAGAAGTATAAAAACTATCGTTTACGTATTGTAAAAGGTGCTTATAAAGAGCCGGCAGAAGTTGCTTACCAAGATAAAAACGATATCGATCTAAACTTCATCGAGTTAATTGAATATCATTTATTACATGGAAAATTCACATCAATCGCAACACATGACCACAATGTCATTAACCATGTAAAACAATTTGTAAAAGATAACAATATTCCTAATGATAAATTTGAATTCCAAATGCTTTACGGCTTCCGTAAAGAAATGCAATTAGATCTGGCTAAAGAAGGCTATAACTTCTGTACGTATGTCCCATTTGGGAATGACTGGTACGGCTACTTTATGCGCCGTTTAGCAGAACGCCCGCAAAACATTAACCTTGTAACAAAACAAGTTTTCACTAAGAAAACAAATACTGTTCTTGGGGTAGCTGCTGCTGCATTCGTTCTAGGTCGCCTTACAAAAAAATCAAAATAA
- a CDS encoding response regulator transcription factor, which translates to MIRIVIAEDQGMLLGAMKSLLNMEDDMEVVGIAKNGEEAVELVNELKPDICIMDIEMPVKTGLDAAESLQENSSCKIIILTTFARPGYFERARKAGVRGYLLKDSPIEELVNSIRVIKDGRRIYAPELVDFVYEDDSENPLTERESQVLELVAEGKTTKEIAAELFLSAGTVRNYISTILDKLGVGNRIEAISRFKEKGWNK; encoded by the coding sequence ATGATTCGAATTGTGATAGCTGAAGATCAAGGAATGTTACTTGGTGCGATGAAATCACTACTTAATATGGAAGATGATATGGAAGTAGTCGGCATTGCTAAAAACGGTGAAGAGGCAGTCGAACTGGTTAATGAACTAAAGCCGGATATATGTATTATGGATATAGAAATGCCTGTGAAAACAGGACTTGATGCAGCGGAAAGCTTGCAGGAAAATTCATCTTGTAAAATCATTATTTTGACTACTTTTGCTAGACCTGGCTACTTTGAAAGAGCAAGAAAAGCAGGTGTGCGTGGTTACTTGTTAAAGGATAGCCCGATTGAAGAATTGGTGAATTCCATCAGAGTGATCAAAGATGGGCGACGGATTTATGCACCGGAGCTTGTGGACTTTGTTTATGAGGACGATAGTGAAAACCCATTAACAGAGAGAGAAAGCCAAGTATTAGAGCTGGTTGCTGAAGGAAAAACGACTAAAGAAATAGCAGCGGAGCTCTTTTTGTCCGCAGGTACTGTGCGGAATTATATATCCACTATTTTAGATAAGCTGGGTGTGGGCAATCGAATTGAAGCCATATCAAGATTTAAAGAAAAAGGATGGAATAAATAA
- a CDS encoding bifunctional homocysteine S-methyltransferase/methylenetetrahydrofolate reductase yields the protein MGLLEALKSKVLTADGAMGTLLYAYGLDNCHEEMNIIRPDLIEKIHHEYITAGADVIQTNTYGANAIKLARYGLEDKVIEINEAALSIAKNAVGTGNQFILGSIGAIRGVRKSDVTLEEILAAIKEQAKILIEGKVDGLLLETYYDFEELSETIKLLRKETSLPIIAQVSMHEPGILVNGMNLNDALKVLQDLGADIVGVNCRLGPHHTIQAFEGVELPDKAFLSAYPNASLLDIEEGRVIYESEIDYFARAAVRLRNQGVRLIGGCCGTTPKHIEAAKKLLKSLDPIKVKDAVVQKEIFIQEAEPSILEPLHEKVKRERSVIVELDTPRHLEIEAFVEGAKLLYSEGADIIMMADNSLASPRISNIAMGSILKLQHGIRVMPHITCRDRNLIGLQSHLMGLNALGFHDILAVTGDPTKVGDFPGATSVYDVSSMELISLIKQLNEGISFSGKPLRKKANFSVAAAFNPNVRVLDRAVARLEKKIEHGADYFISQPVYTIEKIEEIYEATKHLSAPIYIGIMPLTSYRSAEFLHHEVPGIKLSEEVLERMKACDGDKVKEAAEGIAIAKELLDTAAKYFNGIYLITPFIRYEMTIQLMQYINQLDEQNKGVKANV from the coding sequence ATGGGACTACTGGAAGCGTTAAAGTCAAAGGTATTAACAGCTGATGGAGCGATGGGGACTTTGTTGTATGCATATGGCTTAGATAATTGCCATGAAGAAATGAATATAATAAGACCGGATTTGATTGAAAAAATCCATCATGAATATATCACGGCTGGAGCGGATGTTATTCAAACAAATACATACGGAGCAAATGCTATTAAACTTGCACGCTATGGTTTGGAAGATAAAGTGATAGAAATTAATGAGGCAGCACTTTCCATTGCCAAAAATGCAGTAGGGACAGGGAACCAATTTATCCTTGGGTCGATTGGGGCAATACGTGGTGTTCGTAAAAGTGATGTAACACTTGAAGAAATACTAGCAGCAATCAAAGAACAAGCGAAAATCTTAATTGAGGGCAAGGTAGATGGACTGTTGCTTGAAACCTATTATGATTTTGAAGAATTATCAGAAACGATTAAATTGCTTCGTAAGGAAACATCGTTACCAATCATTGCACAAGTATCGATGCATGAACCTGGAATTTTGGTAAATGGGATGAATCTAAATGATGCTCTTAAAGTGCTGCAAGACCTTGGGGCAGATATTGTTGGAGTCAATTGTCGCTTAGGCCCTCATCATACCATTCAAGCTTTTGAAGGGGTAGAACTACCGGACAAAGCATTTTTATCTGCTTACCCGAATGCGTCTTTGCTAGATATCGAAGAGGGGCGAGTTATTTATGAATCAGAAATAGATTATTTTGCAAGAGCAGCTGTAAGGCTTAGAAATCAAGGTGTTCGACTAATTGGTGGATGCTGTGGTACAACTCCAAAGCATATTGAAGCAGCAAAAAAGCTTCTGAAGAGTTTAGATCCTATTAAAGTGAAGGATGCAGTAGTACAAAAAGAAATCTTCATCCAAGAGGCGGAACCGAGTATTTTGGAGCCACTTCATGAGAAGGTAAAACGGGAACGTTCTGTCATTGTTGAGCTGGATACACCAAGACATTTAGAGATTGAAGCTTTCGTGGAAGGTGCAAAATTACTTTATAGCGAAGGTGCCGACATTATTATGATGGCGGATAATTCATTAGCATCTCCTCGGATCAGTAATATCGCGATGGGCTCTATTTTGAAGCTGCAGCATGGAATCCGTGTAATGCCGCATATAACATGCCGTGATCGGAATCTAATCGGTTTACAATCACACTTAATGGGGTTAAACGCACTTGGTTTTCACGATATTTTAGCTGTCACTGGAGACCCAACAAAAGTAGGGGATTTTCCGGGTGCGACAAGTGTTTATGATGTGTCTTCCATGGAGCTGATCTCGTTAATTAAACAATTAAATGAAGGAATCTCTTTCTCTGGTAAACCGTTGCGCAAAAAAGCAAACTTCTCTGTCGCTGCTGCCTTCAATCCAAATGTTCGGGTACTTGATCGAGCAGTTGCACGACTAGAAAAGAAAATTGAGCATGGAGCAGATTATTTTATTTCTCAACCGGTTTATACAATAGAAAAAATCGAAGAAATTTATGAAGCGACGAAACACCTTTCAGCACCGATCTATATAGGGATTATGCCTTTAACGAGCTACCGTAGTGCGGAGTTCTTACATCATGAAGTGCCGGGTATTAAACTTTCTGAGGAAGTATTAGAAAGAATGAAGGCTTGTGATGGAGACAAAGTAAAAGAGGCAGCTGAAGGGATTGCAATTGCAAAAGAGCTACTTGATACAGCGGCAAAGTATTTTAACGGAATTTATTTAATCACACCATTTATTAGATACGAAATGACAATACAATTAATGCAATATATCAATCAACTTGATGAGCAAAACAAAGGGGTCAAAGCGAATGTATAA
- a CDS encoding fatty acid desaturase yields MTDAEKTKQLRKDVAPFAKSQLKISILQIINTIVPLLVIWGAGYYLLQFSPWYTVACSILASGFVVRTFIIFHDCTHGSFFKNKKANAIIGNITGILTSFPYEKWKREHMIHHASSSNLDKRGIGDIDMLTVDEYLKKSKLGRFGYRLYRNPIVMFGLGPLYLVLVANRLNRSDAKNKERMNTYFTNAALLIICITLIVVTGWQTFLLVHGITMFMSGALGIWLFYIQHTYEDSYFEYETEWDYVKAAVEGSSYYKLPKILQWVTGNIGFHHVHHLAPRVPNYNLEAAHESIPPLQQATTITLKTSVESIRYKLYDAKNKKFISFKDVEQSLRVKNKSVQA; encoded by the coding sequence ATGACTGATGCTGAAAAGACGAAACAATTACGGAAAGACGTAGCACCTTTCGCAAAATCACAGTTGAAAATTAGTATCTTACAAATAATAAATACGATCGTTCCGCTTCTTGTGATTTGGGGAGCTGGATATTACCTATTACAGTTTTCTCCGTGGTATACGGTAGCCTGCAGTATTCTTGCTTCGGGTTTTGTAGTACGGACATTTATTATCTTCCATGATTGTACGCATGGCTCGTTTTTTAAAAATAAAAAAGCAAATGCCATTATAGGGAATATTACGGGAATCTTGACTTCATTTCCTTATGAAAAATGGAAAAGAGAGCATATGATTCACCATGCCTCTAGCTCTAATTTAGATAAACGCGGTATTGGTGATATCGATATGTTAACGGTTGATGAGTATTTGAAAAAGTCTAAACTTGGTCGATTTGGCTATCGTTTATATCGTAATCCAATTGTGATGTTTGGATTAGGTCCTTTATATTTGGTGTTGGTAGCAAATCGCCTGAATCGTAGTGATGCAAAAAATAAAGAACGAATGAATACGTATTTTACAAATGCAGCATTACTGATAATTTGTATCACTTTAATTGTTGTAACCGGCTGGCAAACCTTTTTACTTGTACATGGAATCACGATGTTTATGTCTGGGGCATTAGGGATTTGGTTATTTTATATTCAACATACTTACGAAGATTCGTATTTTGAATATGAAACAGAATGGGATTATGTAAAAGCGGCTGTTGAAGGAAGCTCTTATTATAAGCTGCCGAAAATCCTGCAATGGGTGACAGGAAACATAGGCTTCCACCATGTGCATCATTTAGCGCCACGTGTACCGAATTATAACTTAGAAGCGGCACATGAATCCATTCCTCCTCTGCAACAAGCAACAACGATTACATTAAAAACTAGTGTCGAGTCTATTCGTTATAAGCTTTATGATGCGAAGAATAAAAAATTTATTTCTTTTAAAGATGTAGAGCAATCTTTACGAGTTAAAAATAAATCTGTTCAAGCTTAA